CTGGGGTACAGGGGGACGGGCCCCCTGCCACTTCAtcagggctctgagcaaagCCCAGCCGTGCTCCATAACCAAGCAGCCTTGCAATGAAGTAGCAAGCATTAATGAGTGTtgctataattttaaaatgttcattaaaaTGACCTGCACAGATAAGCCATGGGGCTTTACCTGGGCTGCAGCTTCTAGGGTGAATTCTCACAAGGTCAAACACTCTTATTGTTCATGTCTCAATTACGGACATTTCCAACTACTTTTAATCAAGTTATTgaggctgttttattttccatttagctTGAAGCTGATAGCCAAGGCTTCTTCCAAACCTGGAATAATATTTCCCAAAGCAGCTTGGTGATTTGGGCTTGTGGCCCTGTGGAGAACgggccctgcagctccagctcctggctcgCCCCTTTCTCTAGAGGATGCTTAAGTTGGGCACCTCAACTTTAAATGGAAggtccttttttcccccagctcagCAAGTATTGGGAACCAATTCGTCCCACCCCActgcctgctggggcagcagcagctgctgtgtgcaagGTTGGCTCAGGACACTGCTGCGGCTTAGCTGCAGACGTGTCCTTTTGCTTTTGTCAGCTCCAGTTACAAATTCAAGGGatgatttggggaaaaagaacaaacaaacaaacaaacgtttgcaggctggcactgctccgTGGCTGTCACACAGCTCCTTGCTTCACGCCTTAAAAAATAGAATGAATTAGCAGGGGCTTAAATTACTTGCTCCCCATGTACCCTCACCATCCTGGcgctggcagggatgggacagagcgccctgtccccaggtgtgtaGGGATCTTGGGTTCTTCCTTCTGAACCTGCTGTGACCCTGCTGAGCTATTCCTGGCttcacagccagctctgctctgacctTGGGCACGGCTCAGATGCTGCAGCATGGCGGGCGACGCGCACCCAGCTCCGCAGACTGTGCTAACGCCCGGGGACAGGCGACAGGCTCCAGCACACACTCAATATAGCAGCTCCTCCAAAGCTGGCACATGGAGGGGGGGTCTCTGGGAAGATAagcatctctgctctgcctgcaacGTGCAGtttggcaggggctgggaatgggctgcacagcactggcaAAAATCCGggctcccaggcagctccctgtcccctctgactgcaagtgctgctgggcacaggttGGTGGGGTTCCCCTGGTGCTCTTGGGGGCTCTGTTCTGGCTGCTGTGGAACTGGCCCAGGACTGGGCTAGGTTTGCTGAGTATCCCCTCTCGCCAGGCGCCAAGCACAAGTCAATGCTAGAAGGTCACAGCACCCAACTGCGGCGAGGCCGGGGCAAGCTGCTTTCCCGGGCAGGGCACAAGTCCAAGCGGATTGGGAACAAGGGCAGCATCAACATCCAGAACAAGGCGTTTCACTGCCAAGTGTGTGAGATCTACGTGAACTCCGAGACTCAGCTCAAGCAGGTGACAATGCCTTGGGAGTGCCCAGGCACTGGGTGCGGGACTCGGGGTGTGGGTCCCTGCAGGGTGATGGGTGtccccacagagctgagctggacaGGCTCCCAGTGATCCAGCtgttttcctccccagcacatGAGCAGCCGGAGGCACAAAGACAGACTGGCAGGGAAGCCACCCAAGCCCAAGTACAGTCCCTACAACAAGCTGCAGAAGAACGCTGCCCTCGCAGTGAGTATTCTCAAGGTACCTgtctccctgcacagcactcGCACGGTTTGCTCGCAAAGCCTCGCTCACCTCAGCCATCCTTTCAGTGAGTTATGGGAGTTGCTTCTCTTAAACCTTGGTTTCCATCACCACAGCTCAGCTTCTCCCCTCAGGGAGGGTGAGCTGTGGTGGTGGGTTTTGAGTCTATTCCTGTGAAGGCCAGCATGGGGATAACTTGGAAGTGCTTTGGCAGCAGCCTTCACAATGGTAGCATTTGTGATTCCTCCACCTGTTCTGCAGTCTCACGGtgtctcctcctctctccctgcagtcCAAGCTGGCTTTGCAGAAGCACCTCACCAAAACCCTGGCAACTCGTTTCCTGCCGAGCCCACTCACCGCCGCCGCTGTCTGCACCATGCCTGGACCCCTTGCCTTGCgaccagcagctgccaccaccctCTTCCAAGCCCCAATCCTCGGACCAGCCCTTTTCCGAACGCCGCCGGCCCATGTCCGCCCCACGCCGGGTCCCATTGTCTTCGCACCCTACTAGAGCTGCTGGCCCACTGAGGGTCTGTCCactgaggctgggctgggctgcggGGGCTGCACACTGGGGGCAGTGCTCCTGGtaccagctctcctggctgttgGGAAAATGTAGTCGTAGACATCAATCCCAGCTTCTCCTTTGCTTGGAGAGGGCTCCCATTGGAGAAAGGTGGCCCgacagagcccagccagccccaccgcacatccccactgctcccccagcctgtgctggcccCGTGCTGAGCAGATGGGCCCAGGCAGTGCACAGAAGAGGACAGTGTCCAAATCAGCAGGACCATCTCATGGCCAGAGCCTGCCGGTACTTGGCCTGTTTCTTCATTGCCCTCCCAGTTACCAGACTGGAAGGAGAAGAGCTGGCTGGTCCCTGGGAGAAGAAGCATCCCTctggtccctgccagcccagtgGGAAAGGAACTGtgaggggaatctcagctcagCTCTTACTGGGAGAAACAACCCCAGCACAAGTGGGAAGCTGGCAATTTCTCTCTtagcctgggctggctgtgcccttgccagccctgcacctgcctgtgctggcagggggTTTCTGTGCCAcccaccagctccctgccctcacAACTCCCTATGTCCCACCAGCCAAAGAGCCCCCGCAGTGGCAGGCACCAGCCACACTGACTGTATCCTCACTCCAAGAGCAATAGCTGACCCCAGGGCCGGTGCCTCCTCCCTCCAAAGCACACgggccctgccctggccccagAAGCACACGATGGGCATGTGGTCAAGCAGGGCCCCACTCATGCTCAGCAAGGCCAGGAGCACCAGGCTGTCTGGTGCTGGCTCCCCGAGGAGGTGGCCCTGTGCTTGGCGCCTGTCCTTGTCTCTGTCCCACcgtggggacagccctgctcctaCCTCCCGGGAGATGCTGTGAGGCTGAGTGAATGTCCCTAAAGCACTTTCAGTTCTCCAGTGAAAGGcaatgctgctgctcacctgctgtGCCCGGCCCTCCAAAACCACCCCAGTTAGGAGCTTCCAGGAAGTTACTGATGATTTAAATAAAGGCGTCCTCAGCAGCCTGGACAATCAGGTGGCAGATGCACCCACAGACTGTGGAATGCTGGGCTCTGGAGGGACCTGAGGCCGTAGCTCTGCATTTCACTGTGCTCAGACAGCCCAACCATGACCTGTCTGGGACTGTCACCATGACACTCTGGGTGCCCAGCACACTGCTGTACATAGAGAGAGTGGCATCCCAAATGGACCTTTCGCTGGAGGAACACCCCATCCCGATCTATGCAATCCAGGGGGGCAGCTCACCCGCCGCATTGGCCGCCTGCGATTCCCTTTGGTGCTGACGCATCCATGCAGTCGGAGCAGTGGTGGGAGCAGAAGAACCAACATGACACTGAGCTCTGTCCCATCCCGAGCTCAGGGTGCTGGTTCAAATCTCTACTGTgattccccttccctccctcagGAAGAGGCAGGTTGGTGTGCACCTGGGAAtccacacacacaagcacacataTCTGACGTCTTGGCCATAAGCAGCACCTGGATTTCAGAAGGATTTTGCCCAGCGTGCTCTGCCAATGCTCAGGATAGGTCCTGGCATGGGGAGGTGAATGGGAAACAGCCAATGGGTGACTCAGATGGCTGAAACATATctgcttcccagggctggaaccTTGGCAAGggcaggaaagctgcaggagggagcacacacctgcagggcagcaccaaCCAGTGGAGCCACCACTGCACTCCTTCCACAGAGACAGGAGAGTGAAGGAGCCTCTGGGTATGAATTCACCTGCTCAGGGCATCCCTTCCCTAGGGAAGGAGGAAAGTGGAGAGATGGCACCAGGAGAGGACTGAGCAACTGTGCATGGAGACAATGGGAAGtcttgcagcagtgctgggatatGTGGCTTGAAGCACAGCTGAGGGAAGGAAGGCTCGCCACAGAAATGGCTTTGCCAGGAATAGGGAGATGgtcccacagcccaggggacaggagTCTGTGCTGGTGGGGCCCCCCCTCCCCAGTGCCAAGCAGCCCATGGCCAGCGCATGGCCAGCCAGCCACCCCTGCACGTTTCACTGTGCCCTTCCCAGGCCCTTGGGGTCACTCCGAGTATGGCCACTGCAGCAGGACAATGGGTCCCCTCCTGTGCCATgagcccctgtgccctgtccaGCCCCTCAGAAGCATGGGGAGCCAGGATGTAGGGACCCCACATCCCAGGGGACAGGAGTCTGTGCTGGTGGGGCCCCCCCTCCCCAGTGCCAAGCAGCCCATGGCCAGCGCATGGCCAGCCAGCCACCCCTGCACGTTTCACTGTGCCCTTCCCAGGCCCTTGGGGTCACTCCGAGTATGGCCACTGCAGCAGGACAATGGGTCCCCTCCTGTGCCATgagcccctgtgccctgtccaGCCCCTCAGAAGCATGGGGAGCCAGGAGCTTGCAGAGCCACGTGGCACCAGTGGGCCTGTTCCCCTCCATTGTTCCAAAAAGCCTGTGATGGAGCCAtggctgctcctcacccctCACCAGTGGAGTCCTGATGCACTCCTGTTCTTGGCACTTTAACCCTGTGAAAGCCATTCCTTCTAGTAACAATAATACTGCAACGAGCTGTGTAAGAACCCCCCGTTATGgcatcccccaaatcccctcctgctctccaaagcATTTACTGCCTTTGACTTAGCACATGCTGTACTAGGAGTAGGGATAGTCCATAGCGCTCGGTAATGTATGCCCCTCTGTAAATAACCTTGGAGTGATGTGAAGTTtgattcaaaaaaaaaaaaaagcaaacccaaaatgGAATATCCAGACTCTAGGGACTTGGCCAGTACCCTCCTGTGATGTTCATTGTATATTTTTTGATGTACTATAACTGttgggaaaatttaaaaaaaggaaaatattttgataaccAAATCTCATCGCTTTATTGTGTTACTCAGTAAATAAAAGGAACAAGTATAAACACACTGGGGCTTTCATCAGTTCTTTTCCTACATCCAGACCACCTGAAGGGAATGAGTGCTGCTGGGTAGGACTGGGACACCTGTGCCTTGTCTTATGGTCGTTCTAAAAGGAGGCAGCATTGTGTCAGGCGGCCAGTgagagctgccacagcccaaAGCATCTGGGGTGTGCAGGGTAAGTACAGTCGCAGCTCCTCCAAGGACCTAGGTATGACGGTGAAGCACAGCCCTATCTCCTCCAAGCTCATGGCTGAGTCTGCACTCAGGAAGAGGAGGGCTAGAATGGTGGATTTGGACACCCTGCCCTCAGGAAcagcacctgccctgctctAGGCATTCCCTGGGGCAGTATGCCAGGATATTCCAGTGCATAAAGGAGCAGTGGATACTGCCAGGGTAAGGGACAGcttgccagggagcagcacagagacagctggagcagggcaaggagagCTGCTTGGCTGGAGACAAACAGCTCTGCCCACATGTtatgaggaaacagaaaaataggGAGTTGTTCCCTCCAGATGTGGATCTGATCCCCAcattccagctgtgcctctgttCCACTCTCCCAGCCTGCACCTGAGAGCAGAGGGAATCCTGACCTTCCTGTAGCACCTCTgacagctgcaggggctgggcagggagaggagtgttTCCTGTCCCACTGCCTCTGTCATCTGCCAGGACCATCCCTAGCCCTGGGGTGATTGTTCCTCCTGCCACCTGCTTCCCACAGGCTCCGTTGCTGTTCCTCCTGCCACCGACTTCCCACAGGCTCCATGACAGCAGCCAAGACTCAGCAGGAGGTGTGtgagagggaagcaggaaggtgaggaagaggaggtggcaatggaagggaaggggaagcaggCTCAGCCATCCATGGATCCACTGCCCTTGTTCTTGCGGCTCAGGGGAAAGGCAGACTTGCTCTGTGGCTGTGTCATCTTGCTGGCCAGGTAGATGAAGGGCTCGATCAGCGTGCGCCGGTCAGCCACAGACACCTCCCACAGCTTCACCTTCTCGCCCTTggcccagtgctgggctgcatcGTGGTCCACCCGGCGCTGCTCCTGCAGGTCACACTTGTTGCCCAAAACCACAATGGTGACCTGCTCCAAAAGGGTGAGAAGGACCCCTGATGAccagccacagagctgcagggctggctggctcTGCCATGGAGACCCTCAGTCCTCAGTGCtgggcccagccctgccactgaTTTCCCATCCATGTTAAGGCCTTTTGAAACGAAATTACCTCAgtgctcccttcccctcctACTGCGGTCTGTGTGTCTCAAACCAGCCCCAAATAAAGGCGCTTTTGAGCACCTGTATGCTCAGAGACCATCTCAGGAGACACCCTGTTACTGCTGGGAGTCTCACAGATCAGGGACCCATCTGTGACAGGACGGAGAAAACAAAGGTGAGAACCTGCCCCAGGGGAGCAGATCCCACTCTGCAGCCCCTTCTCACGGGGACTCACCTCCTTCTTGTCCTTGGACTTGTCGATCTCCTTCTTGAGCAGCTCGACACGCTTGAAGGACTCCTTGCTGTCGGTGCTGTAGACCAGCACGTAGCCGTCGGTGCAGGAGAAGCAGTGcttgggcagctccagcccgtCCCGCAGCCCCCGCGTGTCGTAGAAGCGCACCTGCTCCCGCACGCCCCGGTCCGTCTCGATGGAGCCCACGTAAATGTCCTCCTGCGTCTCGATCATCTCCGAGCCTGACggggagggcagggcacagTGGGAACCGGGGGAGTTGTGCCCTCGCCACCCACCGCGGCTGTGTCTGAGGTGACCAaacagggacagccctgccctagagccagcactgctcagggccGGACTGGGCCGCTACACCCGGCGCCGCACTCACCGACCACATGGTTCCCGtagagcagctgctccagaatGGAGGTTTTGCCGACCGAGGCCTGCCCGCACACCACCACCTTGCAGCTCTTGCCCATCCCGCCTCACCGGGGCGGCGGCGACCGAGCCTCACCGGCAGCGGCCAGAGGGGCGCGGCAACACCACAGCGCCCCCCTGTGGGCGGGCGGACCGTGCGCCCTGCGGAGGAAGGGGCGTGGTCCTAATAAGCCACGCCCACCAGCTGGTCAAGTCCCGTCCCCCTCCCGGTACCGGCCCCGCCCGATGCCGCGGCCGCGCCCCTCCGCGGGCGCCCCCTGTCGACCGGGCCTCGCCCCGTCCCCCCGGCGGAGGGCCCGCCCGTTCCGGCTCTCGCCCCTCCCCGCCCCGCCTCGGtccggccggggggggggggggggggggggggggggggggggggggggggggggggggggggggggggggggggggggggggggggggggggggggggggggggggggggggggggggggggggggggggggggggggggggggggggggggggggggggggggggggggggggggggggggggggggggggggggggggggggggggggggggggggggggggctcgccAGGGCCAGGAGCGGCCCGGAGGCTCCGGCCGCTCCTTGCCCGGGCTCCGCAGCGGCTCCGGCGGGCGGTGACAGCCGGGCCGCATCGGCGGCGGCGccgggagctgctgggctcgCGATGCGGTGCCGGTGTGTGTCCCGGTGAGCTCCCGCGGCCTCCGTGTGCACCGGGTTTAGAGCATACACCCGTCCGCGGGGTGTCCCAGAAATACAGTTCGCACCCTGTGTCCCGAGGCCACACACCCTCACCGGTGTGGGGGGAGTGTGCCCTCCCCCGCGCTGGGCAGGGAAGGATTGAACTCGTGGGAAGAGGAGGCTCCAAACTCCTGAACCCTTTGCTGTTTCATCACCCCGTTCCCCTGGTTCCTGGTCCGTTTGAAACCCGCCCGCTGTGGGTTTCAGTCTGTGCTGCCTTGCTGTGGATAACGGGATAAACGCCTTGCTCCAGGAATGCTCCatcctccaggagctcctggtttgtgtgtgccctgctctgaggCAGCTGCCTGTGTCACCTGAGGCAGGGCCAGGTGGGATCCCCACCTTTCCCACCTGTTTTCCTCCAGGAGTGAGTAAGCTGAAGTGCTGCGGGCGGAGAGGTGGGAAAGTCCCTGTCCAGGAAGCTCCACTGTTTTTCCATAGTGGCAGGGGCTGGGTTCATCTCCcagggagctggaagggaagagCTGTTCCTGTAGGAACTGAGGTATTTATTTGCCCTGGGAGATGATTCAATGGAATGaagaagaggaaacaaaactgaaagcaaactCTGAGGTTGCTCTGAGGTTGCTGAGGTGGTTTCAGACTCCCATTGATGGCTCAGGGGATTCTATGGAATTGAggcctgaggagcagctccctggggaggtcctgctgagcaggaaaggaaaagctgctgaagagGCACTTGAGGCTCACAGAGCACTGGGATCGCCCAGCCTGTGAGGCTGGGACAGGCCTGTGTGGGTACATCACTCCTGCCCTCTGGGCAAGCGAAATGTGCTGTTTGAAATGGTAAAAATTCGCAGAGGTAAACCCTGGCTGAAGGCACCTGAagctcctttcttccttcctggggctgtgcctgcacgACTTTCATTAGGTGCCTTCACAATGTTTCCTTTTGATGTTCTTTTGGGAATGTTGCACTTTTCCCTTGCTAAAATGGACCCATATGGCAAGGAGCCGATTCCTTGGCGTTGCTCTGgaggagccagccctgcacaccccaaTTTCTTTGCAGTTCTGTGCATTAACCTCTTCCctaccccagccctgcctgtttTGCTGTGGTAGCTCGGTTGCTCTGGTGGAAATCGGAGCAATAACTGCTGTATTGGGGAGTGGAGTTGGAGCTTCAGAAAGTGTCAGGTGTTTGTGAAACATCCCAGGCCTGATAAGAGCTGGGTGATCTCTGCATGGGACACACTGATTTGGTGCAGCCTTTGGAATGTATCTGTTCTCACTGCCgcaaaaatcagcaaaaataaggaaaaacctTTTCAGAATCTTTATGATAACTCTGCAATGAAGGTTCCATGTTCTGTTGTTTGCATTTAGGGATTACAGTACGGCAGAATATGGATACTTTGTCCAAGGACTCACCTTTGTCCAAATGCACAGTTCTGTTCTCTGTGGCTTAATAAAGCTGTAAAGttagaaaacaagcaaaagggGAGATCTGCATTTCAGAATGGCTGTAACTAATGccctgaagcagctgcagacaTGCCAGAGGGCTCCCAGGATGTCCAGGGCACAGCAATGGAGTGTGGTCACAGGATAATTAttgtctgctgctgcctcatGGATTGTTGGGGTCCTGGCAGAAAGTGTTGATGTAATTGTGTTAATTTTATCCCTTGGTGCACCAGTGCGGAGCAGCTGATGAGCAGGCTGGGCCACCCCTAAAAACTGGCTtgtttcttcattaattttaagGGTTTCTCTCCCATGGGAACAgtttttccctgctcccagctgctttaTGAGCTTGGGCCCCTGGAGCTTTGCCAGGGAGAATTTCCTTGTCATCTTCCTGGCACCTCTGAGTTCTGGCTCCCATGCATGCTCCAGGCTGAatctttctgctccttcttcaGCACTGGAGCATGTGGAAACCTCTTGAAAACAAATACCTTCAGCTGTTGGGAAAAGACTTTAGGAGATTGCAGAGCCCCTGCTGCAGGCCTGGGATGTGTTGGGGCATCCACATTTCCCACAGCAAAGTGACAAGCACAGAGTAGCCTACAAAAAGTCCTGGAGGTTCTGAccctggccaggctgtgggTCACTGGCCAGGTCTGCAGGTGTTACCTGGAGGTTTTCAGGTGTTGGTGAGCTCCAAGAAGCTTTTCCAGTGCATGAAGTGAGGCTCCTGCAGAATAGATATCATTTCTCTCCAGCTTTaggggcagcactggcaggagaGGGTGAATCATCTGAGGGGCACCAGGTCATTCTGGGATaacctggagaaggctctgcTATTCCTGTTCTGCCTGTAAATGGGCACTTGGGTTTCCCAGGTGATAAACCAGCCCATTTTACTCATCAGGAATTATGTTATGATCTTATGGTCAtaccagaagcagcagaaggtaCTGTAGTTGTTTGCACAGAGTATTTGAATATctatatacattatatatatacatatatatatacatatacatatatgtacagtatatacatattatatatatatatacacaaatatatatatttgaatatatatatatatacagagtATTTGAAAACTCTGTAGTTGTTTGCACAGAGTATTTGAATATCTAACTCAGGCAGTTGCTTTTTCCAGTAGGAAAAGGTGATCCATACCTACTGTTTCAGCCTGTTTCCTTAAcatgaaatgtgcttttttgaGGTGAATCATAATGTAAGTGCAGTCGTTTTCCCATGGAATTCTTAAGCTGACTGGCTTCCTTCTTTCAAAAGGAATTGCTTCCTTCAAAAAAAGCAGTCTCAGGCT
The genomic region above belongs to Ficedula albicollis isolate OC2 chromosome 27, FicAlb1.5, whole genome shotgun sequence and contains:
- the NKIRAS2 gene encoding NF-kappa-B inhibitor-interacting Ras-like protein 2 isoform X1; amino-acid sequence: MGKSCKVVVCGQASVGKTSILEQLLYGNHVVGSEMIETQEDIYVGSIETDRGVREQVRFYDTRGLRDGLELPKHCFSCTDGYVLVYSTDSKESFKRVELLKKEIDKSKDKKEVTIVVLGNKCDLQEQRRVDHDAAQHWAKGEKVKLWEVSVADRRTLIEPFIYLASKMTQPQSKSAFPLSRKNKGSGSMDG
- the NKIRAS2 gene encoding NF-kappa-B inhibitor-interacting Ras-like protein 2 isoform X2 — its product is MGKSCKVVVCGQASVGKTSILEQLLYGNHVVGSEMIETQEDIYVGSIETDRGVREQVPRSPSSVSSCSRRRSTSPRTRRRSPLWFWATSVTCRSSAGWTTMQPSTGPRARR